The sequence TACAACATTGTTTTTTAAACGCGAAATAACAAATACTGCAATTTACATCCACTTCATTCACCTCGTAGCTGATTGTTCTTTTCCTATTAAATTCTTGCTAACAAGCTAACAGATTTGACACAAATCCTGCACGTCGGTAATGTTgcagttatttaacattaagcTGTTCGTACTTCCTTGATCTCATAAACATTGAAGTTAACATTTTACACCATCTACTCGACGGAGAAAGTtacagatgtttttatttttatttagctaATGTTGACGGCCGTGAGAATGCACAGTTAGCTGCAGAATGCTAGCAGCTGTCACTCTCTTTAGCCATCTTGCCCTCTAACGTTGGTTTTGAAatcacgggaatatatattatttttttctccgaGTTCAGACAAATAACTTACAACACAATGAGATGAAAGCTGCGCGGAGGTAGACGCTTCGCCTTGTTGTTGACAGCTTGACCAGCCCAGCAGCAGGAGAATCAGCCCCGTCTGGTCACGTGATTAACATTCCGCCTGTACGGGAAGCAAGGAGGGACAAACCACACGAAACGCACAAACTGGgcctctatctatctatctttctatcttaGTTTGAGAGACATAGATGAGCGTTTTTCCAATATAAATTGAAAATTGATTAGTAACTGACTTACTATTATGGTATTGTGATAGTTGTGAAGAATATCTTGGCTGACTTTCATTTAACagataaaccttttttttaaggtaGTGTTTTTGCGATCAAAACAATTACCTTACACTCGGGTTCACTTTGTGTCAGTTGGTTTGGGACAATTCATTAATTGCATATTTGttcagaaacatttatttttatatgataTGAAATGATAAGAAACCGACAGTGGATCTTATGTCACCCTGTGGTATAAAGTGTGTACATTTACTCTGTGTCTTTTAAGTACAGTATACCAGTTCTATAAAACTGTAGCCTATAGGCCATCTTATCTATGGTAAATACAACTAAGATGTACTGTGTAGTGTATCATATGTTTCCCACTATTTCACCGTAGCAGGATGCTTCTAAAATCTAAATGATGGCATAAGATGTTGGAGGCCAAAAAaagtattgttattatttatgagGCCTCAGTATAATAATTAGGACTGTCTCCCTTCTGAATCTGACATGTCACGCAATGATAACACAATATTAACACAATATTTCACTTGAAATGAATTGTGaaattcgtttttttttatgtgaaatcCTGGATCTGTTCTTTTCAGGCTGCCAAAGCCATTCATTTTTTCTGTTATTGTGATTTCTAATTTTCTATCGGTCATGCAATAAATCTGATTCATCTGAAGTTGTTGCTGCATTTTCTCCTGCTTGTCTCTCCACTTAAGTTTCAGTGGAGCATCCCCATCATAAGCATCCACCTCTGATCATTTGCATATTGATCAGTCCTGTGGACAGCTGCTCCCTAGATACCGATGGGATGAACCCAATTAAACTGGCCAGAGGATTCCTAACAATCTCTGATGTCTGAGAGGCTATTGAATTGCATTTATCAATCTAAATGAGGCCAAAGCAGGGTGATCACTCTGTTCGTGAAAGTGCAGTAATTAAAGCTATATTTAAactggataaataaagtttagtAGATATAAAAGTCAAATACACTTGAATGGACTTAATGTTACAGCATAATCTATGGTTAGTGTTATTGGCTATTATAGTGACTTAAACAAAACCATTCATTTCCCACCAATGTGTTTTATTGTCCAACAAAAACATTGGTGGTCGACTTTAAGACAAAAGTATAGCatacttaaaaataataatttgtaacacaaaacacaataatgtacatgaaaaataatgaatgacACATTTTGTTTGCTGCGGTATTATAGTTATATTTTGCATAAgtagaaaagaatgaaacaacaATCGATCGATGGAGGGGTTTCTAGTGTGGACGTGATCGAACAGAGTTCAAGCGTGGGTTGACTCACAGAGGCAACGTCGCAAAAGCCATTTTCCATCGTTAATTTATCAAACCAGGTTCAGAATAATGCGCGTCACCCTCATCGATATTATCAGACGCACGAGCGCACGAAAGGAACAAGCAACAGACACACGTTTTTGAGACGCAAACGCAACAACTGTTTACAGATAAAACTGTGGCATAAAAGCAAAACATAATTTATTCATCTCTaagtgtaaccggatgggatgtaattaggcaggcaggtgtggatTCAACAGAGCAGAACCGAAGCTCCTCTCCTTCCACTAAACCCTCCGCGGGTACGAACCCTTCACCTCCTCGGGCGCGAACCGTTTGCCCGGGTGTTGTCGCTTCTCCTCGGCGCGACTCTTGTTAATGTTGTGGAAAAAGTCGAGTAACAAACTGGCTTTGCTGCAGCGCGCAGGGTTCGACGCGTCGCACGGACTGACTGTGCCTGAATCCGGATTGGAGTAAGACCAAAACCGTTTTCCTGGATGTTGACGCCTTTCCAACTCAGCGGGGTCTTCGTCTCCTTCATCCCGGTCCTCATCCTCGGCGCGGCGCGCTCCCGGGTGCCGCCGTTCGCCGTGCAGCACCCGGTACCGCTTGCCCGGGTGCTGCCGTTTTGAGAGTTCACCCAGGAGCGTGATCATGGGTTCGGAAGCGCGCTCCGTCGCGCTCCGCTTTCCGGGGTGCTGTCTCTTTTGAGAATCTGAGCGCCGTTCACCCGCGGCTTCTTCTCTTCTGCCCGGATGCTGTCGCTTCTCCGGGTGTTCGCCGTGTCGCTTACCGGGATGCTG is a genomic window of Brachionichthys hirsutus isolate HB-005 chromosome 2, CSIRO-AGI_Bhir_v1, whole genome shotgun sequence containing:
- the trh gene encoding pro-thyrotropin-releasing hormone; protein product: MKSKCQLILASLLVCNLTACRGQSVSDEEETSRMAGDDIGLQKAKSLLLRSILQKMQEDDRSAEGSSSQTEWMTKRQHPGKRHGEHPEKRQHPGRREEAAGERRSDSQKRQHPGKRSATERASEPMITLLGELSKRQHPGKRYRVLHGERRHPGARRAEDEDRDEGDEDPAELERRQHPGKRFWSYSNPDSGTVSPCDASNPARCSKASLLLDFFHNINKSRAEEKRQHPGKRFAPEEVKGSYPRRV